The genomic window GAAGACGCCCACGTCGGACGTGCACTCGACGTGGTCTTCGACGTTGCCCGCTCGACCGCGCTGCAACTCGATGAAGAACAACTCTGGTTGAACGGCGCACCTGCCGTTCTATGCCCGGAGTCGGGGCGCTGGCACCGGCCTGAATAGCGCGTTTGCGTCGTGCCGATGCCAGCGCAGTCGATACCGTCGGTTCAGCCGATTTAGCCGAACGACGCTTGCGGATTGCCCGCGGCCAACGCCTCGACGCGATTCGGCGCGGGAGGATAAATCCACTTCGTGTTGATCATCTGCTTGCGCGTCTTGCCTTCTGCGTGAGTCAGCCTGATCTGCCGATCCCAGCCTTCGGAATAGATCGCGCCCCAGTCGCCGAGATCGATACACGTCGCGTAGAACGGTTGACGATAAGGCAACGTCGGCGTGCCCAACAAATCCGCAGCGACATTGTGTCCGCCGAATTTGCCCATGAGGATCGCGTGCTGACAGGACATCAGCGCGTAATGGCCGTCGTCATCGGTCGGCACGCGCGCCACGTCTCCGGCCACGAACACATCAGGCGCTGCGGGCACGCGAAGATCGGCTGCCACTTCGACGCGGCCCAGCGCATCGAGTTGCGATGCAAGCTGCGAGGTCAACGTGCTCGCGCGCATGCCGCCCGCCCAGATCACCGTCATGGCGGCGATGTGCTTGCCCGATTGCGTGCGAACGCCTTGCGCATCGACGGATACGACGCCCGAGCCCAGCACAGCCTCGATGCCCAGCGACTCGAACGCTTGCGCGACGAACGGACGAGGATTGGGTCCGAGGTCCGGGCCAATCGTGTCCTGCGCACCGATCGCGACCACGCGAATCGCCGCATTGGCGCCGAATTTTTCGCGCAAACGCTTCGGCAATTCGGTCGCCACTTCGATACCGGTGAAGCCGCAGCCGACCACCGCAACCGTGTTTCGCGCGGGCGAATCCGGGAGTTTCGCCAGCGTGTCGAGATGCTGGTCGAGCTTCACCGCGTCTTCGACGCAATCGACGGAGAACGCAAGCTCCGCCAGGCCAGGAATCGGCGGCCTGTTCAGCTTGCTGCCGCTCGTTAGCAGCAGACGATCATAGGCGAGCGTATGCGTGCGGCCATCGGCAGATACGACGTTCACCGTCTTGTCATCGACGGAAATGCCGTGAACCGTTCCTTCGAAGAACTTCACGCCAATGGCATCGAGCAACGGAAGCAGCGGCGCAGTCATTGTGTGCGGCTCGCTTTCGTACATGCGCGGCCTAATCTGCAATTCGGGTTTCGGCGAGATCAGCGTGACTTCGACGTCACGCTTCGTCACGCCGGCTTCATCGAGCACGCGCGCCGCGCCCAGTGCGCCCCACACTC from Caballeronia insecticola includes these protein-coding regions:
- a CDS encoding NAD(P)/FAD-dependent oxidoreductase — protein: MSQKILIVGAGFAGVWGALGAARVLDEAGVTKRDVEVTLISPKPELQIRPRMYESEPHTMTAPLLPLLDAIGVKFFEGTVHGISVDDKTVNVVSADGRTHTLAYDRLLLTSGSKLNRPPIPGLAELAFSVDCVEDAVKLDQHLDTLAKLPDSPARNTVAVVGCGFTGIEVATELPKRLREKFGANAAIRVVAIGAQDTIGPDLGPNPRPFVAQAFESLGIEAVLGSGVVSVDAQGVRTQSGKHIAAMTVIWAGGMRASTLTSQLASQLDALGRVEVAADLRVPAAPDVFVAGDVARVPTDDDGHYALMSCQHAILMGKFGGHNVAADLLGTPTLPYRQPFYATCIDLGDWGAIYSEGWDRQIRLTHAEGKTRKQMINTKWIYPPAPNRVEALAAGNPQASFG